One Acetobacterium sp. KB-1 DNA segment encodes these proteins:
- a CDS encoding competence type IV pilus major pilin ComGC — MHRIIRQNRFSGFTLMEIIVVIAVLGALAAMAIPQFTGVLENSQKKTDEANIRIIESAVLLYQAEIGDIPAGVDTFNELVTELNRVGYLKNSEVKAVTKGVVFTYDSALKEISLTASPGV; from the coding sequence ATGCACAGGATCATCCGACAAAATCGTTTTAGCGGCTTTACGTTGATGGAAATAATTGTTGTGATTGCTGTTTTAGGCGCCCTGGCAGCGATGGCGATTCCACAATTTACCGGTGTTCTCGAAAACTCTCAGAAAAAAACGGATGAGGCCAATATTCGGATTATTGAAAGTGCCGTTTTGCTTTATCAGGCGGAAATTGGGGATATTCCAGCAGGGGTAGATACCTTTAATGAACTGGTGACGGAGCTTAATCGTGTTGGCTATTTAAAAAATTCGGAAGTAAAGGCGGTCACGAAGGGTGTCGTTTTCACCTATGATAGCGCTTTAAAAGAAATCAGTTTGACTGCCAGCCCCGGTGTATAG